In one Cherax quadricarinatus isolate ZL_2023a chromosome 100, ASM3850222v1, whole genome shotgun sequence genomic region, the following are encoded:
- the LOC138851111 gene encoding uncharacterized protein, which translates to MFSSTDVVSPAVTTASPEIVSVAVEQQQKEVVGAGGAGGDVVTPRQKAETKVVVEVHRVDDPVTNMEEDAGTRKRAAALSDSDDVLTPAQRTGKKASVDGEGAVC; encoded by the coding sequence ATGTTCTCATCTACGGATGTGGTCTCCCCGGCTGTGACGACGGCCAGTCCGGAGATCGTGTCTGTGGCGGTCgagcagcagcagaaggaggttgttggtgctggtggggcTGGCGGGGACGTGGTGACCCCTCGTCAGAAGGCAGagacgaaggtggtggtggaggtacatcGTGTGGACGATCCGGTCACAAACATGGAGGAGGATGCTGGGACGAGGAAGAGGGCTGCAGCATTGTCGGACTCTGACGACGTCCTGACGCCGGCTCAACGAACAGGGAAGAAAGCATCGGTAGATGGGGAGGGGGCGGTGTGCTAG